The region GGCAACGCCTTCGGCCGCTTCTTCACCGGCCAGGTCACCGCCGCCGGCAAGGTGCCGCCGGCCAAGGTGCTGGTGGTCGGCGCCGGCGTCGCCGGGCTCGCCGCCATCGGCACGGCGACCGCGCTCGGCGCCATCACCTATGCCTTCGATGTGCGGCCCGAGGTCGCCGAGCAGATCGCGTCGATGGGCGCGCAGTTCGTCTTCCTGGAGTTCGAGGAGGCGCAGGACGGCGCCGCCACCGGCGGCTATGCCGCGCCCTCGAGCCCGGAGTTCCGCGAGAAGCAACTGGCCAAGTTCCGCGAACTCGCGCCGGAGATCGACATCGTCATCACCACGGCCCTCATTCCCGGCCGGCCGGCCCCGAAGCTGTGGACGGCCGACATGGTGGCCGTGATGAAGCCGGGCTCGGTGATCGTCGATCTCGCGGCCGAACGCGGCGGCAACTGCGACCTGACCGTGCCGGACGAGACGATCGTGACGGAGAACGGCGTCACCGTCGTCGGCACCACGGATTTCCCGAGCCGCATGGCCGCCCAGGCCTCCACCCTCTACAGTAACAACATCCGCCACATGCTGGCCGACCTGACGCCGAACAAGGACGGCGTCATCCACCACAACATGGACGACGACGTCATCCGTGGGTCCACGGTCACGCACCAGGGCGCGATCACCTATCCGCCGCCGCCGCCCAAGGTGCCGGCGATCGCCGCCAGGCCGAAGGAGAAGGTCAAGGAGCTGACCCCGGAGGAGAAGCGGGCGCAGGAGGCGGACGCCTTCAGGGCGCAGACCCGCACTCAGGTGGGGCTGCTCGTCGCGGGCGGCCTGCTGATCGCGCTGGTGGGCGCCTATGCGCCGGCGAGCTTCATGGCGCACTTCATCGTATTTGCCCTGGCGTGCTTCGTCGGCTTCCAGGTGATCTGGAGCGTCAGCCATTCCCTGCACACGCCGCTGATGGCGGTGACCAACGCCATCTCCGGCATCGTGGTGCTGGGAGCGCTCTTGCAGGTCGGCTCCGGCCACTGGCTGGTGGTGGCGCTGGCGGCGCTGTCGTTCCTGATCGGCACCATCAACATCGTCGGCGGCTTCCTGGTCACGCGCCGGATGCTGGCCATGTTCCAGAAGTCGTGAGGATCGTCCGATGAACTTTGGCCTTGTCTCTGCCGCCTATGTGGCGGCCGCTATCCTGTTCATCCTGTCGCTCGGTGGCCTGTCGGGCCAGGAGAGCGCCAAGCGCGCCGTCTGGTACGGCATGGCCGGCATGGCGCTCGCCGTGGGAGCGACTGTGTTCGGTCCGGGTGTCGGCAACTACGCGGTCATTGCCGCCATGCTGGTAATCGGATCGGCCATCGGCTGGACCGTGGCCAGGACGGTCGCGATGACCGAGATGCCGCAGCTGGTGGCGGCGCTGCACTCCTTTGTCGGTCTGGCGGCCGTGTTCATCGGCATCAACGCCGACCTCGAGCTTGCCCGCGTGCTCGCCATGGACGAAGCCGCGCGGAGTGCGCTGACCGGCTTTGCCGGGGTGCTGGCGCACAAGACCGGCGTGGAGATCGCGATCCTGAGGGTCGAGGTCTTTCTCGGCGTGTTCATCGGCGCGGTGACGTTTACCGGCTCGGTGATCGCGTTTGGCAAGCTCGCCGGCAAGGTCGACGGCAAGGCAAAGAAGCTGCCCGGCGGGCACGGGCTCAATGCTGCGGCGGTCCTGGCCTCGCTCGTTCTCCTGGTGCTGTACATGCAGGGCGCCGGCATCTGGACGCTGGTGGCGATGACGCTGCTGGCGTTCTTCATCGGCTATCACCTGATCATGGGCATCGGCGGGGCCGACATGCCGGTGGTGGTCTCGATGCTCAACTCGTATTCGGGCTGGGCGGCGGCGGCGATCGGCTTCACCCTCGGTAACGACCTCCTGATCGTCACGGGCGCCCTGGTCGGCTCCTCGGGTGCGATCCTGAGCTACATCATGTGCAAGGCGATGAACCGCAGCTTCATCAGCGTCATCCTCGGCGGCTTCGGCGCCACGACGGGCCCGGTGATGGCGATCGCCGGCGAGCAGATCGCAATCGATGCTGATGGCGTGGCGGCGGCGCTCGAGGAGGCCGACAGTGTCGTCATCGTGCCGGGCTATGGCATGGCGGTGGCCCAGGCCCAGCAATCGGTGTCGGAGCTCACCCGCCGCCTGCGCGCCAAGGGCAAAGTGGTGCGCTTTGCCATCCATCCGGTGGCCGGCCGCCTGCCGGGGCACATGAACGTGCTGCTGGCCGAGGCCAAGGTGCCGTACGACATCGTGCTGGAGATGGACGAGATCAACGAGGACTTCTCGGCGACCGACGTGGTGATCGTGATCGGCTCGAACGACATCGTCAACCCGGCCGCCCAGGAGGACCCGAACAGTCCGATCGCCGGGATGCCGGTGCTTGAGGTGTGGAAGGCCAAGCAGGTGTTCGTCTCGAAGCGCGGGCAGGGGACCGGCTATTCCGGCATTGAGAACCCGCTGTTCTACAAGGACAACACCCGCATGTTCTATGGCGATGCCAAAGCCAGCATCGGCCAGCTCGTGCAGGCTATCTGAATTAATTAATGATCCTTTAGTGACTGGAGCTTGAGAACTGGTGCTTAAGAGTTCAACCCCGCTCTCCGCCGGGCTCGGCCTGACTTTGCCGTTTGCGGAGCCCCCTGAGATCGGTCAGGTGCGGGAAGTCGCGCCGGGAATCCTTTGGACCCGAATTCCGCTCCCATTCCGCCTCGACCACGTCAACATCTATCTCATCGAAGACGGCGACGGATGGGCGGTACTCGATACCGGGATCGCAGATGATCCGACACGGTCAACTTGGCAGGCGCTCCTTGCTGGGCCACTTGCCGGACGGCGGCTGACGCGCCTGATTATCACCCACTTTCATCCCGATCATATCGGACTTGCAGGCTGGTTGTGCGAGCAGTTCGACCTGCCTTTGCTGACGAGCCTCAGCAGCTATCTCGGCTGCCTCAACATCTCGCTCAACCCGGAGGCGAAGGAAGCAAAGCCCTATCGCGATTTTTACCTGGGCCACGGCATGGCTCCTGAGACAGCTGATCTCGTTGCCACCCGGGGCCAGGCCTATCTCCGGATGGTGACGCCCCTTCCGCCGACCTTCACACGCGTTGTAGCAGAACAGGTTCTATTGATCGGCGGTCGCGAGTTCGAGGTGCTCTTTGGTGATGGCCATGCGCCCGACCAGCTCATGTTGTACTGTGCCAGTGACAACATTTTTCTTCCAGCAGACCAGGTCCTCGCCAAAATCACGCCCAACATCAGCGTTTGGGAAGTCGATCCTGACGGCGACCCACTCGGTCTTTACCTGCGCTCGCTGAACATGATCACGAAGCGGATTCCTGCCGACGCACTTGTTCTTCCTGGTCACCAGCTTCCGTTCCGTGGTCTGCATGTGCGCTGCCAGGAGCTAGTGGACCATCATGAGGAACGCTGCGCTCGGGTCGCGAAGGCCTGTCGCATCAAGCCTCACTCCGTTGCCGACTTGGTTCCCGTGCTCTTCACACGCCCGCTTGATCCTCATCAACTGAGCTTCGCCTTCAGCGAGACTCACGCTCACGTCAACGCTATGCTTCATCGCGGTGAACTGGTTTGGACGGAGGCGCGTGAAGGAATGACCCGAACCGTCATCGCAAGAGCATAATGCATTAGCCCAAAGCTAACGCACTTTTAAGTCCCATAAAAAATGTTCAACGAAATTGTAGTGCGATTATTCCCCGCCGTGGACTTTGCAGTACTCGGATCTGTGCCGCGCTTTCCACGTCTGCGCGTTGAGCTGGCAACCCCTGGTTAATGTGTTTCCGCAGGGCTTTCCGACACTGGTTTTCCCGCCGCACAGGGCCTTGCCGTAGCTCTCGGCCCACTCGTGATATTCCTCGCGGGTCAGCCCGAAGTGCTTCGCTGCGAACCCGTCGGGGTCGTGCACGTACTCCAAAGCCTGTTGCTCCGTGAGATGCACATCCTGACCGCCCCAGGCGGTTGTGAGATTGGCGATGTAGATATGATAGAGCCGACCAGAGTTAATCGTCGTTATTGTCATGATCTCTCCTCCTCACACGGTCGCAAATCCCGGTAGCCCCGCTGCCACTTGTCCCGCGCGACCGTCTCCAAGACGGGCGAGATGCATTAGTCTGTGCAGTTGATCCAGCAAGAGAAGGAGACTCTTGCAGGCGAGCGAGCATTCTTGCAAGCCAATGCTCTATCCGGATAATAAGAAGGCCGCCGTTGGGCGGCCTTCTGCAACATTTGAGCGGGGCGTACTGTCAGGCCGCCTCGGCGACCGGCGCGGGACCGGCTTCGTCCATGGCCCGCATGTAGACGTCGAGCAGGCTCTCGTGCTCGTCGCGCTCATCCTGACCCTGCCTGCGCAGCTTGATGATCTCCTTGAGGATCTTCACGTCGAATCCCTCACCCTTGGCTTCGGAGAAGACCTCCTTCTTGGCCTCGGTCAGCTCCTTGATCTCGTTCTCGATCTGCTCGATGCGCTCCACGAACGAGCGGATCCGGTTGCCCGGAATTCCAACGACGTCACTCATGGCTTCTCCTTTTGCCGTACGGTGACAGGCACTATCTGGCAGGCGAGTAAGCGACGCGTTAATCTGGAGCAGCAGCCGCGCAGGAAGCGATCAACAGGGAATACCAGACATTGGGATCGTTCAGAAATCTTGCTGTCATGAACCCTGCGGTGAAGCGCAAGTCCACAGAGGGGAGGGGAGGCTCAGTCGCAAATTCCGGCTGCGAACGCTCTCTGCCAGCTCATGCTCATGGCAGACACTTCTCTGATAGCTTGAACGCGTCGTCGATCTCGACTCCGAGCGCCGTAACGATGCGGTTCGTCTCGGACGCCATACCGACGATGGTTACCAATTCGGCGTATTCGGCCTCAGAGGCTGGTGAGCAATTTTATTGCTCGCTTCAAGTCCTTGATTCAGGATAGATTTCACTGGAATCGGTGAGGCGGATGCGGGCTGTTTGACGGTTGAGGAGCCCCGCCATGGATGTCTGTTCCTACGCCAGCGATCTCAATGATGCCGAATGGGCGCTGCTCGCGCCCCTTGTCCCCCGCAGCCATCCAGCCGGACGGCGACAGACCTATCCGTTACGGCGCATCGTCGATGCGATCTTCTATCTGCTGCGCACCGGAGCCCAGTGGCGGCTGCTGCCGCACGAGTATCCACCCCGGTGTGCCGTCTTCTACCACTATGCCCAGTGGCGCGAGGATGGCACCTGGGAGCACGTGACCCAGGTCCTGCGCGAGAGCTACCGCCGCACGATCGGCCGCAGTCCTCAGCCGACAGCGGCGATCATCGACAGCCAATCGGTCAAGACCTCTGAGATGGGCGGACCGCGCGGCTATGATGGTGGCAAAAAGATCAAGGGCCGCAAGCGCCATCTTCTCGTTGATACGCAAGGCAATCTCCTGAAGAACAGCGTGCATCCAGCCGACATCCATGACCGCGCCGGAGCCGAGATCTTGTTGGAGGGTCTGCAGCATCTCTTCCCGGCCATCGAGCTGATGTGGGCCGACACGGCTTATCGCGGATTGAAGGATTGGCTGTGCAAAGCGCTGGGCTGGAGGCTGTCGATCCCACAACACTGGTGGGCCGGTGGCGTCTGGACGCGGATTGGCGCAGAGCCGCCGACGCGGCCGAGTGGCTTTCAGGTGCTCGCGCGCAGATGGGTTGTTGAGCGGACAATCGCCTGGTTGACCACCAACCGGCGGCTGGCGAAGGACTACGAACGTCTGGTCGAGACCGGCGAGATGCTGCTCTATCTCGCGATGAGCCGCATCCTGCTGCGCCGCCTCACGCGAAAGGAAAGATAATTGCTCACCAGCCTCTCAGTCATCCCCTGTAAATCGGCTCAGAAACGTTGACCCCCTGTCAGAACAGGCGCAACCCACTGAACATTCGAAACAAACAGCAATAACAGAGGGGTCACAGTCGGCGCCGGTCGTGACCCTCTGACTCCGAGCAAAACCGCAAGCCACTCAGAGGTTTGCGCCGAGCAAGAGACGGGTCCGGGTTCGAAGCCGAATGACACTGTATTCGAGCGCTCTTTCTTGTTGGCCAGACGTCAAACCCCAGCTTCGAGTTGTCACGGCCCCGCATCCCCCTTTTAAGGCTTGTCCTCACAGCTCCACCGCGCCATAGTAGTTAATAATAACTGAAGGGGAGTGGCATGATGTCTGATCGTGATCTCGACCTGATGAAGGCAGCCTTGGCTGAGCTTAGCAGGCTCAAAGATGCCGCGGAGCATTCAAGACATATCCTCGGGCGCCTCTATAACACCGCCTTAGAGGAATGGGCAGGACGCCTCGGGCTGGACCCGATCCAGCTCAACCAGTTCGTCCCGACGCGCTGATCTCATCGTTCTCCTACATCGTCGAACACGATCGTCAACGCAATACGGTCGAGAAAGCCTAGGCTCGTCGCTCAAGTGGGGCGGAGATCGGCTGGCATATGGCTATGGCTGTTGACGGCCGACGACGCGCTGGTTCTCTGTTTCCATCAGAGGAGCCAACTTCGCCTCGCTCCTGTGCCAGGCTTTTGCACGCTCCTCCTCGATCAGGGCGTGACATGGCCTACAGAGGGTAACGAGAGGGGAGAGGTCCCCCGCAAGGAACCCGGGGCTGATACTTCCTGTGGTGAACTTCAATCGCTCTACTTCGGCAGCAAGCACATTTTATGGCCTGCTTTGCTGAGGACCCTGCCTCGAATATCCTTTCAATCGGGTGTTCTGCGATAAGCATGGGGTCAGAACAAGAGCTGTTCTTGTTGACACGATAAGATAGAACGGATTGGCAATCTTTCCGATAAGGCTGCGGACGGACCGCGCAACGTGAAGCAAGATAATGCTCACGTCGTTCAGATACCCGTCTGAAACTATTGCACTAACCCGCATTCTCGAAGTTACTTCGACAACGACCGTCCCTCACAGGTGACACTTTGGCGAGCAGTACACTTCTCCATCATTTGCTTAGGCATTGGATGACGGCTCAAACACCAAGTTCCAAGCTGGGTTCAGCCATCGCGGGGACTTCGGTCAATATGCCGAGCCACGTTCTTGCTACGTACTAGGTTAGCGTGTGTTTGGGAGCAAATCTTGTTCCAGCCCCAGAAGAAAGTGCACTCCTCTCAAGCGGCGCTTCACAGTCAAACGCGTTGGGGCAAAAGTCATGCTACACTGGCAGGAGTCTAGTGCTCAGGCACGCCCGTTTGTCATGGCGGTACATCCCGACACAGGAATACGGCATAGGCCACGGACTGGGATCTGCTTTCGACGTGAAACGATTACCATCTTCGTCCAGCAAGGAGATCTATACTCTGGTTGCACAAGAGCCAGCGCAATATAGCCAAGATTGAGCTGGCATCAACGCGAACCGCAGGAGGCTCGGCAGGTTGAGTATCATGCAGTTTCTGACCGGTGGCGGCACCATGGGGGCCCGCATCCAAGCGTATGACTGGTCCGCCTCACCGCTTGGTCCTGTCGAGACTTGGCCGCTCTTCCACCGCATCACGCTCAGCAATATGCTCCGCTCCAAGCTGCCCACCTACTTGCTGTGGGGGCCGGAGCTGATCGCCTTCTACAATGATGCCTGTCTGCCGCTGCGCGGCATCAGGCCAGAGGCGCTCGGGCGCCCCCTACCGCAGGTCTGGGTCGAAACCTGGGATGTGGTTTCGCCGCTCGTGGCGCAGGCCCGTCGCGGTGAAGCAACCTACGTCCAGGACCTGCCGGTCGACATCATTCAGCGCAAGGGCTACCCCGAGACGACGTGGTGGAACGGCTCGTTCAGTCCCGTCATGAACGAGAGCGATCAGGTCGGGGGCGTGCTCATCATCATCCACGAGACCACCGAGCGGGTGCTCGGTGAGCAGCGGCTCCGCTTCCTGATCGATCTGAGCACGCGCCTGCGCGGCATCACCGAGGCGCGCGACGTTATGCTCACAGCGGCCGAGATGCTCGGCCGCCACCTGCGCGTGAATAGTGCCGGGTATGCAGAGGTCAGTGCGAGCGGTGAGTCGTTTACGGTCGAGCATGATTGGAGCGACGGCACGACCCCGAGCTTTGCGGGCCAGTATCGTGTCAGTGACTTCGGTCTGCTGATTGAGCGCGAGCTGAAGGCGGGGCATGCGATCCACATCAACGATGCGTTGGCGGATCCACGCACCGCAGCGGAAAAGGTTGCTGCATCCTTCACCAGAGCCGGTTACCGTGCTGTCGTGATCGTGCCGCTGATCAAAAACGACCGGCAGGTCGCAACTCTCTTTGTCCACCAAGCCGAGCCCCGTCATTGGCATGACGATGAGGTGACGCTGGTGCAGGAGGTGGCCGAGCGCACCTGGACGGCGGTCCTGCGCGCCCGCGCCGAAACTGCCCTGCGGGAAAGCGAAGAGCGCTTCCGGCAGTTCGCCGAGCACTCCACCGACGTGCTCTGGATCCAGGATGCCGACACCATGCAGATGGAATACCTCAGCCCTGCCTACGAGCGGGTCTGGGGCCGGTCTCCAGATGCTTTCAAGGATCGTAGCCAATGGGCCGAAACCGTCCATCCAGAGGACCGGGAATGCGCACTCCAGGCTACCGAGCGTGTCCTGCAGGGCGAGACCGTCGCCCATGAGTACCGCGTCGTCCGCCCCGACGGGAGCATGCGCTACGTCCACATCATCGGGTTCCCGATTCTTGACGACCATCGCAGGGTTCGGCGGATCGCCGGCATTGCCCGCGACATCACGCAACATGACGGGTCCATGGTTTATGTGGTGGATAACGACGAAGCCTCGCGCCGGGATCTGTGCCTTCGGCTTCAGCAGGCCGGGTATGAGGTGAAGGCGTTTGCCTCGGCCCAAGCCTTCCTAGAGGTGGCGCCGGTGCTCGTGCCGGGTTGTGTGGTGCTCGACACCGGTGCTCCTGAAGCAGGCGGGCTAATGATCCCGAAGGAGTTGAAAGCGCGGCGTGCGGGCCTGCCGGTGATTGTGATTGGAGAGACTCGCGGTAACTCTACTGTCGGGGTCCAGGCGATGAAGGCGGGCGCGGTGGATTTCCTGGACGTCCCCTACCGGCCGGAACAGCTGCTGGATGCTCTTGCATCGGCTCAGGCCGGGATCCGCGAGACAGCCGAACGGAATGAGACCATGGAACTCGCCAGAGCCCGGATTGCGGCGTTGCCGGTCCGGGAGCGGGCGGTGCTGGATGGACTACTGGCCGGGGGCACCAACAAGACGATAGCGCGAGACCTGGGGCTCAGCCCACGCACGGTCGAAGCGCATCGGGCCCGTATCATGGAGCGGCTGGGGGCTCAAAGCCTGCCCGAGCTGGTGCAGATTGCAGTTGGGGCAGGTCTGCAGCCCAAACCGCCAGTGCGGTGAACCGGCGCTAAGCTGAGGGCAATGAACTGTGTGGTGACGATTGCGAGATGACCATCCCTCTTCACGGCGTTGGCTTCTCTCACGTGAGGGATGGGGGTGGCGGCTTGAAGGATCAGAAAACTGACGTTCAGCCGTGGCGTCTCGGAAGGCATGTGCTCCTGGCTCGTGGCCAGGAGCACATCACCATCACGGCTATAGGGGTCAGGCCACGCGGCTAAAGCGCTGAGCTGTTTGCTGGGCCTGCACCGTCGCGCTTCTGGTCGCCTCGTCGGTCACCTGGATCGTGAGTTCCGCAATCCGGCGGCTGTTGTCGAGGGTCTGTTCCAGGTTGTCGCGAAGGAGAGAACTCTGAGCCGCCACCAGATCAGCGACCGATCGGCAGCGGGCAAGCTGGTTGAGACCATCGAGGTTGCGTTGCAGGCGCTTCTGGCTCAGTTCGAACACCTCGCGGGAGACATCCTGTAAACCACGCGCCAGAGCGGTGCCGGATTGTGTCACGGCGCGGAGGTTCTCCGATGTCTGTCCGGTTAGATCCGCAGCATTCCCGGAGGGAAGACCAAAGAGCCGTACGGCGTGTTCGGTCGAGCGCCGGGCCATCTCCGAGACGGCGCCGAAGCTGTTCTCCATGGTCTCCTGCATGGTCCGCGCCATGGTTTGAGCGCCTTCCACTCCCGCCTTCATGCTGTCCGCGACGCCTTCCGTTACGCGCTGGACCGTTTCGCCCTGCTCGCGGGCGCGCTGCGCATCGGCTCGCTTGGTCTCGTCAATGGTTGCCATCTCATCCTCCACTTTCTCAATGACTGCGTTAACTTCCTCGTCGCTCAAGACCTTGAGCACAGCGGGAAGCAGCTCCTTCTTGTCGTCGCGGATGTGCTGCTGGAACGTTCGCCTCAGCTCGGTCACTTGGCCGATGAACTCAGCAGCATTCTTCGGCATGCGCTCCAGTTCCGTCAGGAGGGCACTCGTCTCCTCGTTGTCGCGGGTAGCGTCTTGCACAAGATCCTGCATCCCGTGCTGTGTCAGGATCGGAAAGAGATGCTGCTCCTGGAGACTGGCCAGGAGTTCCAGCTCCTCCTTCAGGTTGGCCAACAGCCGCTCGCGGGTTTTGACAGCATTGTCTGAGGTGGCGAGGAGCCTCTCGAAGAGCTCATTCGCCTTGTCGGGTGGCGTTTGGTTGAATCGTCCGTTGGTTGCCATTGTCTCTCGCAATTCATCAATACGGCGCCCCTACCTATGCAGGGCGTCGGTAACAATCGGACCTGAGAACTGGTGATGCCGAGGTGACCGATCCCAGTTGGATTAACCTGTGTTAACGGCTTGGATGTGACAAGGGCACCGGTTTTCTACGTAGGGATGTTCCGCCATGACACTCTGGCGGGGCAGTGCATGCTGGTCGACAGCGGCTTGCCAAGTTTATGGAACGCCAGCCGCGGGGGAAGCACCTTGCCAGTAATTCAGGAGCCGGGCGGCGCCAAGTGCGAGTGCATTTATCACCTCTTCCGCAATAAGCAGCGGCCTCAACTCATCTGTGCCGTGGCGGCAGATCGCCCTCTGCCCGGGTTTCTACTCCCTGAGCATTGGCTGCGTGAAGGCTCGCTTGGTCCTTCCGACTCCGCGCCGCCGGGTTTCCGTGAGCGGGCTGCTGTCACCGGGATACGATTGAACGGCTTTTACCTGTTCCACAGACTGCATACGGGGCGTGAGCTTGGCCAGGCCCTCAACACAACCAGGAACAGAGCTGCATGACAGAGGAGGAAGTGGACGTCGTCGCTGAGGAACTGGCGAAGATGGGCGGGACAGCCTGGTATCCGGGACGCCAACAGGGGTCTCTTCTGAGGGCTGGGGTCAGCGCAAAATCTGCTCCTGACTGAGCGCTAAGGCAGAACGGATCGGCAACCCTTTCGGCGAAGCGCGACATTCGACTCTGAGAACGGCGGTGCAAAATTTGACCACGGTAGCGGCGGGATAGACCCGCTGCGGGCGGCGTAAAAGTCGTCCACCTATTCCCTTTCTGCCGGTTGCAGGGAGGGCTGGGGGATTTTCACCGTGGAACTTTACCGGAAGGTTCGGCTGGCGTGCTCTGAAGGCATGAGCCAGCGCGAGGCGGCGAAGCATTTCAACATATCGCGCGACAGCGTTCGCAAGATGATGGCCTATGCGGAGCCGCCCGGCTATCGGCGTCATGCTCCTGTCCGGCGCCCGAAGCTGGAAACGTTCGTCCCGATCATCGATGCCTGGCTGGAGGGCGATCGGTCGGTTCACCGCAAGCAACGCCATACGGCGAAGCGGGTGTTTGACCGGCTCCGGGAGGAGCATGGGTTCACCGGCGGCTATACGACGATCAAAGACTACATCCGCGAGCGCGAGCGGCGATGCCAGGAGATGTTTGTGCCGCTGTCGCACCCACCCGGCCATGCGCAGGCCGACTTCGGGGAGGCGGTGGTCGTGATCGGCGGGGTGGAGCAGAAAGCGCATTTCTTCGTGCTTGATCTTCCGCACAGCGATGCGTGTTTCGTCCGGGCCTATCCCGCGGCTGTGTCTGAGGCCTGGGTGGACGGCCACATCCAGGCCTTTGCCTTCTTCGGTGCGGTGCCGCAGTCGGTGCTCTATGACAATGACCGCTGCCTGGTGGCAAAGATCCTGCCGGACGGGACGCGCAAGCGGGCGGCGTTGTTCAGTGGTTTCCTGTCGCACTACGTGATCCGGGATCGCTACGGTCGTCCGGGCAAGGGGAACGACAAAGGGAATGTGGAGGGCCTCGTCGGTTATTCCCGTCGCAACTTCATGGTGCCAATCCCGAACTTCCCGAGCTGGGAGACCTTCAACACCTGGCTGGAGGGGCAATGTCGCAAGCGGCAGGATGACAAGCTGCGGGGGCCGGCCGAGACGATCGGCCAGCGCCTGCAGCGGGATACCGCGGCCATGCGTCCCCTGCCGGCCTCGCCATTTGAGGCCTGCGATCAGGCCAGCGGGCGCGTCTCATCGCAGTCGCTCGTGCGCTACAAGACCAACGACTACTCGGTGCCCGTGGCCTGGGGCCATCAGGATGTCTGGATCCGGGGCTATGTCGACGAGGTGGTGATCGGCTGCCGCAGCGAGGTCATTGCGCGCCATCCCCGCAGCTACGAGCGGGAAGAGGTGATCTTTAATCCGCTACATTACCTCCCGTTGATCGAGAACAAGATCAACGCACTCGATCAGGCCGCTCCTTTGCAGGGATGGGACCTGCCCGAGGAGTTCGCGACCTTGCGCGGCTTGATGGAAGTCCGCATGAACAAGCAGGGCCGGCGCGAATATGTGCAGGTGCTGCGGCTGCTGGAACTCTTCAATCTCCCGGATCTCCATGCTGCGGTGAAGCAGGCCCTGCAGATGGGGGCGATCGGCTTCGATGCGGTCAAGCATCTGGTCCTGTGCCGGGTGGAGCGCAGACCGCCGCGGCTGGACCTCGATGTTTACCCCTATCTGCCGAAAGCCAGGGTCGAGAAGACATCGGCGGCGGCCTATATGTGCCTGATCTCGGAGGATGCCGCATGAGCGCTGAAGCTCCCGAGATTTTGCTCGCCCACCACCTCAAGGCGCTCAAACTGCCCACATTCCTGCGCGAGCACCAGAAGCTGGCCCGCCAATGCGCCACCGAGGGGCTTGACCATGTCCGCTTCTTGGCCCGGCTCGTGGAGATGGAGCTGATCGACCGCGAGCGGCGGATGGTCGAGCGGCGCATCAAGACCGCGAAGTTCCCGGCCGTCAAAAGCCTCGACAGCTTCGACTTCGCCGCCATCCCGAGACTGAACAAGATGCAGGTCCTAGAGCTGGCGCGTGGCGAGTGGATCGAGCGGCGCGAGAATGTCATTGCCCTCGGCCCCTCCGGCACCGGCAAGACCCATATCGCCCTGGGGCTCGGGCTGGCCGCCTGCCAAAGGGGACTGTCCGTCGGCTTCACCACAGCCTCTGCCCTGGTCAGCGAGATGATGGAGGCCCGTGACGAGCGCCGCCTGCTTCGTCTCCAGAGGCAGATGGCCGGATACAAGCTGCTGATCATCGACGAACTGGGCTTCGTGCCCCTCTCGAAGACCGGGGCGGAGCTGCTGTTCGAGCTGATCTCGCGACGCTACGAACGCGGCGCCACCCTCATAACCAGCAATCTGCCCTTTGACGAATGGACCGAGACCCTTGGCTCAGAACGCCTTACGGGCGCACTTCTCGACCGACTGACCCACCATGTCAGCATCCTCGAGATGAACGGCGAGAGCTACCG is a window of Microvirga ossetica DNA encoding:
- a CDS encoding PAS domain S-box protein codes for the protein MQFLTGGGTMGARIQAYDWSASPLGPVETWPLFHRITLSNMLRSKLPTYLLWGPELIAFYNDACLPLRGIRPEALGRPLPQVWVETWDVVSPLVAQARRGEATYVQDLPVDIIQRKGYPETTWWNGSFSPVMNESDQVGGVLIIIHETTERVLGEQRLRFLIDLSTRLRGITEARDVMLTAAEMLGRHLRVNSAGYAEVSASGESFTVEHDWSDGTTPSFAGQYRVSDFGLLIERELKAGHAIHINDALADPRTAAEKVAASFTRAGYRAVVIVPLIKNDRQVATLFVHQAEPRHWHDDEVTLVQEVAERTWTAVLRARAETALRESEERFRQFAEHSTDVLWIQDADTMQMEYLSPAYERVWGRSPDAFKDRSQWAETVHPEDRECALQATERVLQGETVAHEYRVVRPDGSMRYVHIIGFPILDDHRRVRRIAGIARDITQHDGSMVYVVDNDEASRRDLCLRLQQAGYEVKAFASAQAFLEVAPVLVPGCVVLDTGAPEAGGLMIPKELKARRAGLPVIVIGETRGNSTVGVQAMKAGAVDFLDVPYRPEQLLDALASAQAGIRETAERNETMELARARIAALPVRERAVLDGLLAGGTNKTIARDLGLSPRTVEAHRARIMERLGAQSLPELVQIAVGAGLQPKPPVR
- a CDS encoding phasin family protein; its protein translation is MATNGRFNQTPPDKANELFERLLATSDNAVKTRERLLANLKEELELLASLQEQHLFPILTQHGMQDLVQDATRDNEETSALLTELERMPKNAAEFIGQVTELRRTFQQHIRDDKKELLPAVLKVLSDEEVNAVIEKVEDEMATIDETKRADAQRAREQGETVQRVTEGVADSMKAGVEGAQTMARTMQETMENSFGAVSEMARRSTEHAVRLFGLPSGNAADLTGQTSENLRAVTQSGTALARGLQDVSREVFELSQKRLQRNLDGLNQLARCRSVADLVAAQSSLLRDNLEQTLDNSRRIAELTIQVTDEATRSATVQAQQTAQRFSRVA
- the istA gene encoding IS21 family transposase, with amino-acid sequence MELYRKVRLACSEGMSQREAAKHFNISRDSVRKMMAYAEPPGYRRHAPVRRPKLETFVPIIDAWLEGDRSVHRKQRHTAKRVFDRLREEHGFTGGYTTIKDYIRERERRCQEMFVPLSHPPGHAQADFGEAVVVIGGVEQKAHFFVLDLPHSDACFVRAYPAAVSEAWVDGHIQAFAFFGAVPQSVLYDNDRCLVAKILPDGTRKRAALFSGFLSHYVIRDRYGRPGKGNDKGNVEGLVGYSRRNFMVPIPNFPSWETFNTWLEGQCRKRQDDKLRGPAETIGQRLQRDTAAMRPLPASPFEACDQASGRVSSQSLVRYKTNDYSVPVAWGHQDVWIRGYVDEVVIGCRSEVIARHPRSYEREEVIFNPLHYLPLIENKINALDQAAPLQGWDLPEEFATLRGLMEVRMNKQGRREYVQVLRLLELFNLPDLHAAVKQALQMGAIGFDAVKHLVLCRVERRPPRLDLDVYPYLPKARVEKTSAAAYMCLISEDAA
- the istB gene encoding IS21-like element helper ATPase IstB — its product is MSAEAPEILLAHHLKALKLPTFLREHQKLARQCATEGLDHVRFLARLVEMELIDRERRMVERRIKTAKFPAVKSLDSFDFAAIPRLNKMQVLELARGEWIERRENVIALGPSGTGKTHIALGLGLAACQRGLSVGFTTASALVSEMMEARDERRLLRLQRQMAGYKLLIIDELGFVPLSKTGAELLFELISRRYERGATLITSNLPFDEWTETLGSERLTGALLDRLTHHVSILEMNGESYRLAHSRSRKRQTSS